CGAGACCGGCAAGCTGGCGGCCGGGATGATCGCCGGGGCGCTCACGGACGGCACCAGCAACGAGCTGCCCGCCTACCGAGAGGCCATCCGGGACACCTACGGCGGCTACTACAAGCTGGGCCTGGACTTCCTCAAGCTGATCTCGCACCCGCGGACATTCGAGACGCTCACCAACATCGGCATGCGCTCCAAGGCCTGGATGACCTTCCTGGTGCAGGTGATGGTCAACGTGGCCGAACCCCGGGGCGGCGGCCCGGGCGACCGGACCTTCCGGGCGGCGGTCAAGGTGTACGAAAAGCGTCTGGAGGATCTCCCCGACCCGGTGATCCCGCCCCCCAGCGCCCGCCGGGTCAGCGGCAACGGCGTGCAGACGGCCAACGGCGTGCAGACGGCCAACGGCGCCAATGGGGCAGGCACGGCGGCCAAGGAGCCCACGGAGGTCGGTTCGTGAGCCTGGGCGCCTATACCCCGATCCTGCTGCTGACGCTGCTGCTCCTCGTCTTTGCCGCGGGCTCCTTCGTCGGCGCCACGATGCTGTCGCCCAACCGCCCGACGGTGGCCAAACTCTCGCCTTACGAGTGCGGCATCGAGCCGATCGGCATCGACGTCACCGAGCCGTTCCCGGTCAAGTTCTACGTGATCGCCATGCTGTTCATCGTCTTCGACGTGGAGTCGGTATTCCTCTTCCCGTGGGCCGTGGTCTTCCGGTCCCTCGGGCCGGGGGGCGTCGCCGAGATGGCGGCCTTCGTGGCCTTCCTGCTGGCGGCGTACGTCTACGTCTGGAAGCGGGGTGGCCTCGAATGGGAGTAGACGAGAAGATCGATCCGCAGGGCCCGCCGGTCCCGCCCCCCGGGCTGCGCCTGGGTGGGGGGTCGCTCGGGCGGCGCGACGCCGAGCCGCACATGGGCCTCAGCATCGTCACCGGGCTGCTGGACAAGGTGGTGGACCAGGCCCGGCGGGCAAGCCTGTGGCCGGCCACCTTCGGCCTGGCGTGCTGCGCCATCGAGATGATGGCCTCGGGTGCCAGCCGCTTCGACCTCGCCCGCTTCGGGATGGAGGTCTTCCGGGCCTCGCCCCGCCAGAGCGATCTCATGATTGTGGCCGGGCGGGTGTCACAGAAGATGGCTCCCGTGCTGCGCCAGATCTACGACCAGATGCCCGACCCGAAGTGGGTCATCTCGATGGGGGCGTGTGCCTCGTGCGGGGGCGTCTTCAACAACTACGCCATCGTTCAAGGGGTGGACCAGGTCGTCCCGGTGGACATGTACGTGCCGGGATGTCCGCCCCGCCCGGAGATGCTGATGGATGGCATCCTCCGGTTGCACGACCAGATCGTTGCAGGGCGGTACCGGGAGCGACTCGAGCAAGCCTAAGCGGCCAGTAGGCTTTGCCCCGCCCGGGTGGCCCCCCACCCGGCCGAACCGGTCCGGACGCAGTACCAGCTTCGCAGGGTGTGCACCTTAGGCGCGTAGGAGCGGCACGACGATGAGCGATGTGGCAGCGGCGACAGTCGAGACCGTGATGGCCAAGTTCCCGGGAGAGGTCAACGCCCGGGCCGGTGGCCCCGGCGAGGCCGTGGTGACCGTGGAGCTGGCCGCCTGGCCGAAGGTGGCCCGCTGGCTGGCC
This region of Actinomycetota bacterium genomic DNA includes:
- the ndhC gene encoding NADH-quinone oxidoreductase subunit A, which encodes MGAYTPILLLTLLLLVFAAGSFVGATMLSPNRPTVAKLSPYECGIEPIGIDVTEPFPVKFYVIAMLFIVFDVESVFLFPWAVVFRSLGPGGVAEMAAFVAFLLAAYVYVWKRGGLEWE